Proteins encoded together in one Acholeplasma hippikon window:
- a CDS encoding Rnf-Nqr domain containing protein, which produces MDAQKKNNKPSTWLRLQYKKWFLILKKGISEENPIAITVLGICSSLAVTNRVENAIFMGIGVTFVVIFSSLFVSLLRNLIPPKVRMVAYMVIISIFTIVVQMFLQAYVPKVAANLGAYTGLIITNCIVMGRAEAFAIKNPVRYTFVDGLANGLGYTFVLIAIASIREPLAFGTYLGYRAPFMENWINWNIMALAPGGFFVLTMFAWLIRTLTKKYEE; this is translated from the coding sequence ATGGACGCACAAAAGAAAAACAACAAACCAAGTACTTGGTTACGTCTACAATATAAGAAATGGTTTTTAATTCTTAAAAAAGGTATTAGTGAAGAAAACCCAATTGCGATTACTGTATTAGGTATCTGTTCATCACTTGCCGTTACCAATAGAGTTGAAAATGCAATCTTTATGGGTATTGGGGTTACATTTGTTGTAATCTTCTCATCACTATTTGTTTCACTTTTAAGAAACTTAATTCCACCAAAAGTTCGTATGGTTGCATACATGGTTATTATTTCAATCTTTACGATTGTTGTTCAAATGTTCCTACAAGCTTACGTTCCTAAGGTTGCTGCCAACCTTGGTGCTTATACTGGTTTAATCATTACAAACTGTATCGTTATGGGTCGCGCTGAAGCATTTGCTATCAAAAACCCTGTAAGATATACATTTGTTGACGGATTAGCAAACGGTTTAGGTTATACATTCGTGTTAATCGCTATTGCATCTATTCGTGAACCATTAGCATTTGGTACATATTTAGGTTATAGAGCACCATTTATGGAAAACTGGATCAACTGGAACATCATGGCATTAGCCCCAGGCGGATTCTTTGTTTTAACAATGTTTGCATGGTTAATTAGAACATTAACCAAGAAATATGAAGAGTAA
- a CDS encoding RnfABCDGE type electron transport complex subunit D yields MNIAQRNRIIVAASLFSILLASATIFGPTVFLIGLAGIATSFVVEFLNSKLRKEKFDWTSFAITPLVITLLTTPTIISQVWMVVVATAFGVFFAKALFGGEGKYIFNPATVGLIFIALAFPVYVNNFFDPVAGEATTQTLATIFKNTPNTIVENFKILDLLMGNYAGAIGTTYKLGILILGIVLMVLQITDWRVPVTFLGGYFVLSLINFLGKGYGANAFVYALYSVLMGHLLFSAMFVATDPQTVPLYKKGRWIYAAILALITWMIQNIWAFNPLAPNTEGTIYSITLMNAVVGLIDVATVPKVKENPVMEELEA; encoded by the coding sequence ATGAACATAGCACAAAGAAACAGAATCATTGTTGCTGCTTCGCTCTTCTCAATACTACTAGCGTCAGCCACTATTTTTGGGCCGACTGTCTTTTTGATTGGATTAGCGGGGATCGCAACTTCATTTGTAGTAGAATTCTTAAATAGTAAATTAAGAAAGGAGAAATTCGACTGGACAAGTTTTGCAATTACACCACTTGTAATTACACTGTTAACTACACCAACAATTATTAGCCAAGTATGGATGGTTGTTGTAGCAACAGCATTCGGTGTATTCTTTGCAAAAGCTTTATTTGGTGGAGAAGGTAAATATATCTTCAACCCTGCAACAGTTGGTCTAATTTTTATTGCATTAGCATTCCCTGTTTATGTAAATAATTTCTTTGACCCAGTTGCTGGTGAGGCTACAACACAAACATTAGCTACAATCTTTAAAAACACACCTAATACAATCGTCGAAAATTTCAAAATTCTTGATTTATTAATGGGTAACTACGCAGGGGCCATTGGTACAACTTATAAATTAGGTATCCTAATCCTTGGTATCGTACTTATGGTTTTACAAATCACAGACTGGAGAGTTCCAGTTACATTCTTAGGAGGTTACTTCGTATTATCATTAATTAACTTCTTAGGTAAAGGATATGGAGCAAATGCTTTTGTATATGCTTTATATTCAGTTTTAATGGGACATCTATTATTCTCTGCAATGTTTGTTGCAACTGATCCACAAACAGTTCCTTTATATAAGAAGGGTCGTTGGATTTATGCAGCAATTCTTGCACTAATTACATGGATGATTCAAAACATTTGGGCATTCAACCCACTTGCACCAAATACAGAAGGTACAATTTATTCAATCACTTTAATGAATGCAGTTGTTGGATTAATTGACGTAGCCACTGTTCCAAAGGTGAAGGAAAATCCTGTCATGGAGGAACTTGAAGCATGA
- a CDS encoding Rnf-Nqr domain containing protein, whose translation MELIELFLASILSNNMALIFILGMCSLIAVSTSIKNSVNMGVAVIFVTFITAVINWPIYELLKATNSTQISLLVFIIVIAAFVQFLEMFLAKFFPKIYESFGIFLPLITVNCIVLSVSLFFQTRNYTFAQTAVFSLGTGIGWTLAMILLAGVRQKMYRVSNVPKGLRGRAIAFLILGILALAFIGFSGIGRITF comes from the coding sequence ATGGAATTAATTGAATTATTTTTAGCCTCAATTCTATCAAACAATATGGCTTTAATCTTCATTCTTGGTATGTGTTCATTAATTGCTGTTTCTACATCAATTAAAAACTCAGTAAACATGGGAGTTGCAGTAATCTTCGTTACATTCATTACTGCAGTTATCAACTGGCCAATTTATGAATTATTAAAAGCTACAAATTCAACACAAATCTCACTTTTAGTATTTATCATCGTTATTGCTGCATTCGTTCAATTCTTAGAGATGTTCTTAGCTAAGTTCTTCCCTAAAATTTACGAATCATTTGGTATTTTCTTACCATTAATTACAGTTAACTGTATCGTATTATCAGTATCATTATTCTTCCAAACAAGAAATTATACATTTGCTCAAACTGCAGTATTCTCATTAGGAACTGGTATCGGTTGGACGCTTGCTATGATTTTACTTGCGGGAGTTAGACAAAAAATGTATAGAGTTTCTAACGTTCCAAAGGGTCTACGTGGTCGTGCTATTGCTTTCTTAATCTTAGGTATCTTAGCATTAGCATTCATCGGATTCTCTGGAATCGGTAGAATCACTTTCTAA
- a CDS encoding NADH:ubiquinone reductase (Na(+)-transporting) subunit F, with protein MDYIWTPVVLIALLIVVTLLVILIDKFLGGGGERKITVNKNNVVTITGDDTALNALTNNKIFLPSSCGGKATCGTCKFRLIGDVEPPKSTELPFLSKEEIADGVRLSCQTKVTSDIECEVPASALNSKVYDAKVVEIEDLTHDIKRVRFEMKEDFNFKPGQYLQIQVPGIETVRAYSIASDSKDLKHPEVIIRLVPGGVATKFIHKAMIVGDKIKITGPFGEFFLQEKSNRPMIMIAGGSGMAPIRSIIFKMMDLGFPRKGTYFFGARTKKDLYYTEYFLDVAKKYPNFKFIPALSAPLPEDNWELEVGLITDVVRKFTDDLSGHEAYLCGSPGMIDACIKVLKEKGMPEEYIYFDKF; from the coding sequence ATGGATTATATTTGGACACCCGTCGTATTAATTGCATTATTAATCGTTGTAACCTTATTAGTTATCTTAATCGATAAATTCCTAGGTGGTGGCGGAGAAAGAAAAATCACAGTTAACAAAAACAATGTTGTTACAATTACTGGTGATGATACAGCTTTAAACGCCCTAACAAACAACAAAATTTTCTTACCATCTTCTTGTGGTGGTAAAGCTACATGTGGTACATGTAAATTTAGATTAATTGGTGATGTTGAACCCCCAAAGTCGACAGAACTTCCATTCCTGAGCAAGGAAGAAATTGCTGATGGTGTTAGACTTTCATGTCAAACTAAAGTAACTTCTGACATCGAATGCGAAGTTCCAGCATCAGCTCTAAATTCAAAAGTATACGATGCTAAAGTTGTAGAAATTGAAGATTTAACACATGATATCAAACGTGTAAGATTTGAAATGAAGGAAGACTTCAACTTTAAGCCAGGTCAATACCTACAAATTCAAGTTCCTGGTATTGAAACAGTACGTGCATATTCAATTGCATCTGATTCAAAAGATTTAAAACACCCAGAAGTAATCATTAGATTAGTTCCTGGTGGAGTTGCAACTAAGTTCATTCATAAAGCAATGATTGTTGGAGATAAAATTAAAATTACTGGACCTTTTGGTGAATTCTTCTTACAAGAAAAATCAAATCGTCCAATGATTATGATTGCCGGTGGTTCAGGTATGGCTCCAATTCGTTCAATCATCTTCAAAATGATGGATCTAGGTTTCCCAAGAAAAGGTACTTACTTCTTCGGTGCTAGAACAAAGAAAGACTTATATTACACAGAATATTTCTTAGATGTTGCTAAAAAATATCCAAACTTTAAATTCATTCCAGCTTTATCAGCTCCACTTCCAGAAGATAACTGGGAATTAGAAGTTGGATTAATTACTGATGTTGTAAGAAAATTCACTGATGATTTATCAGGACATGAAGCATATCTATGTGGATCACCTGGTATGATTGATGCATGTATTAAAGTCTTAAAAGAAAAAGGCATGCCTGAAGAATATATCTACTTCGATAAGTTCTAA
- a CDS encoding FMN-binding protein yields the protein MIKYIKMLSFVILMGAVSIGILIGADAITKDKIAKNGELTWKSAILTHHEVAYTDADFAEKFDASFVEDTKLAYDGSQDLTLYRNTETGAVSFRFKGNGLWDIIEGVISLESDFETILAITVTKQAETPGLGGVVAEKQYLDKYIGKKFDESIGIIITKNNTGKDNEVDAIVGATGTSNAFMGVLNTNYTLYKFTFTDSDALAPMKKAILTHNEIEFTNDNYLVKFNTEFTTRTKDDLTLYVAKSGNVSYQFTTEGLNGPITAVITLASDFQTIVKITVLSQAEGWGAAIQTDPTVLAAFEGKKFNPSIVIVTDPTQPNEVLDGFGGATTTKKKFAQGLNAAYITYYNAFSGETIEPEPEVDELAPVKQAILTNHGIEFTEENYQSLFDAEFTAESNNDLTIYKHTSGSISYAFETEGFKDAIKAVMTLESDFLTIKMVTVYEQGEARGSVIQSDPTILAKLVGKKFSTEIVLVPEESAKDNEVTLDGLANATTTRRLFIEGMNVAFHAHYNEFVKSAAIEKAILTNHGIAFTDENYKSLFDASFQRQEQDELTLYVHTSGTKSFYFVVEGLFSKIETVVTLASDFETISKISVIAQGEKWGATIQTNPDVLAAFEGKKFSPEISVVAEPVQPNEALDGFGGATTTKKRFVNGLNAAYAAYAEAFKGGN from the coding sequence ATGATTAAATACATTAAAATGCTGTCATTCGTTATCCTAATGGGTGCTGTATCAATTGGTATCTTAATTGGTGCTGATGCAATTACAAAGGATAAAATTGCAAAGAACGGTGAATTAACATGGAAATCAGCAATCTTAACTCACCATGAAGTAGCATATACTGATGCTGATTTTGCTGAAAAGTTTGATGCTTCATTTGTTGAAGATACAAAACTTGCATATGATGGTTCTCAAGACTTAACATTATATAGAAATACAGAAACAGGTGCTGTTTCATTCCGTTTCAAAGGAAATGGTTTATGGGATATCATTGAAGGTGTAATCTCACTTGAATCTGATTTTGAAACGATTTTAGCAATCACAGTTACTAAACAAGCTGAAACTCCAGGTCTTGGTGGTGTTGTAGCTGAAAAACAATATTTAGATAAATATATTGGTAAAAAATTTGATGAGTCAATCGGTATTATAATTACTAAAAATAATACTGGTAAAGACAATGAAGTTGATGCAATTGTTGGTGCTACAGGAACATCAAATGCATTTATGGGTGTTTTAAACACTAACTATACACTTTACAAATTCACTTTCACTGATTCAGATGCTTTAGCACCAATGAAAAAAGCAATCTTAACACATAATGAAATTGAATTTACAAATGATAACTATCTAGTTAAATTTAACACAGAATTCACAACTAGAACAAAAGACGATTTAACATTATACGTTGCTAAATCTGGTAATGTAAGTTATCAATTTACAACAGAAGGTTTAAATGGTCCTATCACTGCTGTAATCACACTTGCATCTGATTTCCAAACAATTGTTAAAATTACTGTATTAAGTCAAGCAGAAGGTTGGGGAGCTGCTATTCAAACAGATCCAACTGTATTAGCTGCATTTGAAGGTAAAAAATTCAACCCAAGTATTGTTATTGTAACTGATCCAACTCAACCAAATGAAGTATTAGATGGATTCGGTGGCGCAACAACAACTAAGAAGAAATTTGCTCAAGGCTTAAATGCTGCTTATATCACTTACTACAATGCATTTAGTGGTGAAACGATTGAACCTGAACCTGAAGTTGATGAATTAGCTCCAGTTAAACAGGCTATCTTAACAAACCACGGAATTGAATTTACAGAAGAAAACTACCAATCATTATTTGATGCTGAGTTCACTGCTGAATCAAACAACGACTTAACAATCTATAAACATACTTCAGGATCAATTAGCTATGCGTTTGAAACTGAAGGATTCAAAGATGCAATTAAGGCTGTTATGACTTTAGAATCTGATTTCTTAACAATTAAAATGGTTACAGTTTATGAACAAGGTGAAGCAAGAGGTTCAGTCATTCAATCCGATCCAACAATTTTAGCTAAATTAGTTGGTAAAAAATTCTCAACAGAAATCGTATTAGTTCCAGAAGAATCAGCTAAAGATAATGAAGTTACATTAGATGGTTTAGCTAATGCGACAACAACTAGACGTTTATTTATTGAAGGAATGAATGTTGCATTCCATGCACATTATAATGAATTCGTTAAATCTGCTGCAATCGAAAAAGCAATCTTAACTAACCACGGAATCGCATTTACTGATGAAAACTATAAATCACTATTCGATGCTTCTTTCCAAAGACAAGAACAAGATGAATTAACATTATACGTTCATACTTCAGGTACAAAGAGTTTCTATTTTGTAGTTGAAGGGTTATTCTCTAAGATTGAAACTGTAGTTACCTTAGCATCTGATTTTGAAACAATCTCAAAAATTTCAGTTATCGCTCAAGGCGAAAAATGGGGTGCTACAATTCAAACTAATCCAGATGTTCTAGCTGCATTTGAAGGTAAAAAGTTCTCACCTGAAATCTCAGTAGTTGCAGAACCTGTTCAACCAAATGAAGCATTAGATGGATTCGGTGGCGCAACAACAACTAAGAAGAGATTTGTTAATGGCTTAAATGCCGCTTATGCAGCTTATGCTGAAGCATTCAAAGGAGGTAACTAA